In one window of Gouania willdenowi chromosome 8, fGouWil2.1, whole genome shotgun sequence DNA:
- the tcf20 gene encoding transcription factor 20 isoform X2, which produces MQNFSNSPAPPSLPPGFSGRGGAPYPSQSAEPQISPRMMDDYAGIPQQSLHRGHPHPSQASQILAYSARNRGTVDPLPTQGNMHSGNSSNLYRKEAMDYYFSMGVKDRHRRGGMAFGGGFSYPNIDGPIPHQYRHPGVGSTSSGLMSPYAVDYSSSTGSGGGSGAFSPSHQYNMSQNSAMQPVPSPQMQHRQLGQAFPAGHHGQQLRSYPHSGHRMTPQFSHYAPQGAASSGSSGMYSPSSQRYLDGTASTGFDPKLNNTSSVNSGSNSISSSANNVGPMENVPQSYHGTNYHSYSSHSQSLHNPATIQHRTQQPNLGLGFDSSLKMQHQGSSSGSAYAKHPQASNAIVPQTPSQEIPKSPMHPNVQQSQITQNFSPISNPSPAASAVHSPSCSSSPSPLMVVPEAHGNSSAHGPLHPPTSNLRSSHGRLLQTMSQLSPTPNSNSSISSCGSSGSHKGHSMSAAGSINPHPTGRLKIGQSTGMGSREESSAVYSSSLDKMQDAGLNSLNALSSQVANLPNTVHHMLLADTVFSQKKKDGGQMQQTTNGVPPSQPRSRNASAASSTSTVKDGGSSGTGEAVSLEAGADEDSLMLYGGSSGNKTEREEQFSEGEYGRKRQMSGTSSGSEQASYNSLPMSHNQPHTGQASNANAMTFDPQSKEPVVIEAKANNVNIPSSSFACQSTENDPTFHSKPIVSSSTSSSVPPIQPNFVPDRGLTYNDHGRTDFEKEVMKPDIESMPAKKVKGSKNMQHDEVNRKNGQDKENMLQSAPRMNNIEKEEKHKPEGEQNASGVGVIVSTRSEGNHINKSNNTQDKCVEGKRPHSYLKESSSHNGEDGIDLTIYSSHHQKTNSGRPQSPTVSAPQKYNPAESAYGSDMSVKIKGKTNPDGATESNPKYLGYQQAQTIYGSVHLKDPNSVAEPQEKGSHGATAKGHEENPQMQQFPSLLQEVLQGYNLDRRYGRQEQTYPAHLQVFQQFQSRHLYGATEDLRVHQGVTEGSQNALLGTSVKSQNQKTGCENDYTQDPQSLLKSDIINAKIQQHSEKSEVGVNQRQFPLAETRQPPPKHINLADYSLPQRKALSASAQSSAVQELLLQEPEPLTGSTCKRELQKTSGSFSAPSERRSVICDVSPKRRSTPESNRESEREREQEKMQKGASVIQHQLAVANDLCKKESGHKQVMKIEKALIETGPDTENVQTEPHGSGGVNERDIEFHSKSGHSSTIMNADPYRRGNVDLSPMPSHPMSANPLSSPMRHQSYLHGVDLSAGGSTAFPGYQYSDTREGTMVPRINPNFPSHHPYHNLSPQVQATNNLEMYPHPRGALHQPHDVSGWVKTMNRSSKEMMMHPSSSPGRQKISQTEQRQRMISHTDLPIEQHISKTLLHHQSTYYDTKMWDSVHTGREGARMTDGDAYYRTQPSSAPAHGPVPMQISHGRNAAELETSRGGTEEVQHPCPPQPPLSTSAKAPAEVKASQPQVQRQTKAGSSGETNPLMLRRRVRSFISPIPAKRQLQDASQLRTNMHLSPGAQSESNHHNEGDSASDTRCSRLSSPLTGESTQPISPRSGNTNILPPKKGRGLKLEAIVQKITPSVKKLAGHADVPNHYPHFTQHEISAFKESQDKDLQQFSDVSGGDDSYMDESPSLNDIIPFRGVDDAGPIPPTAYASCDPHETSKVLKQQDFDFGLGTAVASGSGDKEDFTLLGPLPPPPPLPRPVQGSPPPSSSALSDIQHFTNTYQQLETRRGEQSAATLLRQKLQESGMGFDGYPGSDYYGNTSPHHSQGHMLSRQHQMSSSRSSLSPQDSKSLDGSVPKGYFPSGKKKGRPVGSVNKQKRAQNQGQGQAQAQTPPQIQSQNSSPSAPPALPISTTAVATPAVALPVQTTSVTPTTPLVSENNENITLQDPPLLPQVMKVDLESEDTQPEIEVKPVRRRRRGVKDEDEQLGVGVQQRRRRRGAASVVVTTRPPMAKNDPDTANRAGGSLSTCRVSSDQNRRGLFIPHIHVEKKVPEIGAVCTIVNLEEEKTKERSAVGGKAVGSGIDSLLTSVLSSQLSRRDKESDNRESDEVETRGESGKALPSSGHVVSGPVITESNHSGRLLCCLCQKWANYKHLGDLYGPFYPAEYAAKLPKNQPQVRQGQATTGTNKTGPNLDISSNVLSTIQDKQDDQFTMFSPERNYTISLDSNTTSHTTTEVTVSPVRREEMMLPVAEKLSNTTASSSSSRTFKPSLTWDMNVDIRPIPELKREPDFETDHQKARKQLHQPAEEAQQRPQHRKLTSHPRFKRRHKSSEKSPRMVPSNSKASLPFQPPPPALDSLGPLAQLAQLPQMPMDLEELWVHEGCIVWTSGVYLVNGKLYGLQEALDGARETSCSFCEMVGSTLGCYSKGCILRYHYMCAIEADCSLNEDNFSLRCPKHKFTQSLRPAKSVYLEQSERG; this is translated from the exons ATGCAGAATTTCTCAAACAGTCCAGCTCCTCCTTCACTCCCGCCTGGCTTTAGTGGGAGGGGGGGAGCCCCATATCCCTCTCAGTCAGCAGAGCCACAGATATCCCCCAGGATGATGGATGATTATGCAGGGATACCACAGCAGAGCCTGCACAGAGGCCACCCCCACCCAAGTCAGGCCAGCCAAATTCTGGCTTATAGTGCAAGAAACAGAGGAACTGTGGATCCACTGCCAACACAGGGTAACATGCACAGTGGCAACAGTAGCAACCTGTACAGGAAAGAGGCCatggattattatttttcaatggGGGTAAAAGACAGGCATAGAAGAGGAGGAATGGCTTTTGGGGGAGGGTTTAGTTATCCAAATATTGATGGACCTATACCTCACCAGTACCGGCACCCTGGAGTTGGCTCGACATCATCTGGCTTAATGTCACCGTATGCAGTAGATTACTCCTCCAGTACTGGTTCAGGTGGAGGTTCTGGAGCTTTTTCTCCTTCTCATCAGTACAATATGAGCCAGAATTCTGCAATGCAGCCAGTGCCGAGTCCTCAAATGCAACACCGCCAGCTTGGACAGGCTTTCCCAGCTGGTCACCATGGACAACAGCTTCGAAGCTACCCACACTCTGGGCACCGAATGACCCCACAGTTCTCGCACTACGCGCCACAGGGTGCAGCTTCCTCTGGTTCATCGGGAATGTACAGCCCTTCTTCACAGAGATACCTAGATGGGACTGCTAGCACTGGGTTTGATCCCAAACTCAACAATACTTCTAGTGTCAACTCTGGTTCAAACTCCATCTCTAGTTCAGCTAATAATGTAGGCCCAATGGAAAACGTTCCACAAAGTTACCATGGTACAAACTATCATTCATACTCTTCACACTCACAATCGCTTCATAACCCAGCCACAATACAGCATCGCACCCAACAGCCTAACTTAGGTCTAGGGTTTGACAGCTCTCTTAAGATGCAACACCAGGGTTCATCTTCAGGCTCTGCATATGCTAAACATCCCCAAGCCTCTAATGCAATTGTACCTCAGACACCATCTCAAGAAATCCCAAAGTCCCCAATGCATCCTAATGTTCAACAAAGTCAAATTACACAGAATTTTAGCCCTATATCCAACCCCTCACCAGCTGCTTCTGCAGTACATTCGCCCAGCTGTAGCTCCTCTCCTTCTCCTTTGATGGTTGTCCCAGAGGCACATGGAAACTCGTCGGCTCATGGTCCCTTACACCCCCCTACATCAAACCTTCGTAGCAGCCATGGTCGGTTACTGCAGACCATGTCACAGTTAAGTCCCACACCCAACTCAAATAGCAGTATCAGTAGTTGTGGTAGCAGTGGTAGTCATAAAGGTCACAGCATGAGTGCAGCTGGAAGTATCAATCCCCATCCAACAGGCCGCTTAAAAATCGGTCAAAGCACAGGAATGGGATCCCGGGAGGAGAGCTCTGCTGTCTATTCTTCTTCACTTGACAAAATGCAGGATGCCGGACTGAATAGTCTTAATGCCTTGAGCTCACAAGTAGCCAATTTACCAAACACAGTGCATCACATGCTCCTTGCCGACACAGTCTtttcacaaaagaaaaaagatggtGGGCAGATGCAGCAAACAACAAACGGTGTGCCACCATCACAACCAAGAAGTCGAAATGCAAGTGCAGCTTCGAGCACTAGCACAGTCAAAGATGGTGGATCCTCTGGGACTGGTGAGGCTGTGAGCTTGGAGGCTGGTGCTGATGAAGACTCATTAATGTTGTACGGAGGCTCATCGGGGAACAAAACTGAGCGAGAGGAGCAGTTTTCTGAGGGAGAATATGGTAGAAAGAGGCAGATGAGCGGCACGAGCAGTGGATCAGAGCAAGCAAGTTATAACTCTTTGCCTATGAGTCACAACCAACCACATACTGGACAAGCTTCCAATGCTAATGCCATGACTTTTGATCCCCAATCAAAAGAACCTGTAGTCATTGAAGCTAAAGCAAATAATGTTAACATTCCCTCTTCATCATTTGCATGCCAGTCAACTGAAAACGACCCAACTTTCCATTCAAAACCTATAGTATCTTCTTCAACCTCATCCAGTGTCCCTCCAATCCAGCCAAATTTTGTTCCCGACCGTGGTTTAACATACAATGATCATGGAAGAACAGATTTTGAAAAAGAAGTTATGAAGCCTGATATTGAAAGCATGCCAGCAAAAAAGGTGAAAGGCagtaaaaatatgcaacatgATGAAGTAAATAGGAAAAATGGCCAGGACAAAGAAAATATGTTGCAGTCTGCACCCAGAATGAACAATATtgagaaagaagaaaagcacAAACCTGAAGGGGAGCAGAATGCCAGTGGCGTTGGTGTGATAGTTTCAACTCGTTCTGAGGGAAATCACATTAACAAGAGTAACAATACTCAAGACAAATGTGTGGAAGGAAAACGGCCACACTCCTACTTAAAGGAATCTAGCAGTCACAATGGAGAGGATGGTATTGATCTCACTATCTATTCCTCCCACCATCAAAAAACAAACTCCGGGAGACCTCAAAGTCCTACCGTGTCTGCCCCACAGAAATATAACCCAGCAGAATCAGCATATGGTTCAGATATGTCCGTGAAGATCAAAGGGAAGACTAACCCAGATGGTGCAACAGAGTCAAATCCTAAATATTTAGGGTATCAACAAGCACAAACTATTTATGGGTCAGTGCATTTAAAGGACCCAAATTCTGTAGCAGAGCCTCAAGAGAAGGGAAGCCACGGGGCCACTGCTAAAGGTCATGAGGAAAATCCACAAATGCAGCAGTTTCCAAGCCTTTTACAGGAGGTGCTTCAAGGTTACAACTTGGATAGGCGTTATGGAAGACAAGAGCAAACTTACCCTGCACATCTCCAagtttttcaacaatttcaaagcAGACATCTCTATGGCGCCACAGAGGATTTAAGGGTGCATCAAGGAGTAACTGAGGGTTCTCAAAATGCCCTATTGGGAACCTCTGTAAAATCCCAAAATCAGAAAACTGGATGCGAAAATGATTATACACAAGATCCTCAATCCCTGTTAAAGTCAGACATAATCAATGCTAAGATTCAGCAACATTCAGAAAAAAGTGAAGTGGGTGTGAACCAGAGACAGTTTCCACTGGCAGAGACTCGGCAACCTCCACCAAAACATATAAACCTAGCTGACTATTCTCTGCCTCAGAGAAAAGCATTATCTGCGTCCGCACAGTCTTCTGCTGTGCAGGAACTTCTTTTACAAGAGCCAGAACCACTAACTGGCAGCACATGTAAACGTGAACTTCAGAAAACATCAGGTTCCTTCTCAGCCCCATCAGAGCGGCGCTCCGTCATCTGTGATGTGTCTCCAAAACGACGCAGCACACCAGAGAGCAACAGGGAgagtgaaagagagagagaacaggaAAAAATGCAGAAGGGAGCCTCTGTGATTCAACATCAACTGGCTGTGGCTAATGATctttgtaaaaaagaaagtGGACATAAACAAGTGATGAAAATTGAGAAAGCACTTATAGAGACTGGGCCAGATACTGAAAACGTACAAACTGAGCCTCATGGCAGTGGTGGAGTTAATGAGAGAGACATAGAGTTCCATTCTAAGTCTGGTCATTCATCAACCATAATGAATGCTGACCCCTACAGGCGAGGAAATGTTGATCTATCCCCTATGCCTTCTCACCCTATGAGTGCTAATCCTTTATCTTCACCAATGAGACATCAGTCTTATCTCCACGGGGTGGATCTGTCTGCTGGCGGCAGCACTGCATTTCCTGGCTATCAATATAGCGATACCAGAGAAGGCACTATGGTGCCACGTATTAATCCCAATTTTCCCTCTCACCACCCATACCACAATTTATCTCCTCAGGTTCAAGCCACAAATAATCTTGAAATGTACCCTCACCCCCGTGGTGCCCTTCATCAACCTCATGATGTAAGTGGGTGGGTAAAAACAATGAACAGGTCTTCAAAAGAGATGATGATGCATCCTAGTTCTTCTCCTGGAAGACAAAAGATTAGCCAAACAGAGCAAAGACAGAGGATGATATCCCACACTGATCTGCCAATTGAGCAGCACATAAGCAAAACTTTACTGCATCATCAAAGCACGTACTATGACACCAAAATGTGGGACTCGGTGCACACAGGAAGAGAAGGTGCCCGAATGACAGATGGAGATGCCTACTATAGAACGCAACCATCCTCTGCTCCTGCACATGGCCCTGTTCCAATGCAGATAAGTCACGGCCGAAATGCTGCTGAACTTGAGACCTCCCGAGGAGGAACAGAAGAAGTCCAACACCCCTGTCCTCCCCAACCACCTTTGTCCACCTCCGCCAAGGCTCCCGCTGAGGTGAAAGCTTCTCAGCCACAAGTGCAACGTCAGACTAAAGCTGGGAGTTCAGGAGAAACCAACCCACTGATGCTTAGAAGGAGAGTCCGCTCCTTTATCTCCCCCATTCCAGCCAAAAGGCAACTTCAGGATGCGTCTCAGCTGAGGACAAATATGCATCTCTCACCTGGGGCTCAATCTGAGTCAAACCACCACAATGAAGGCGACTCTGCATCAGATACTCGGTGTTCAAGACTTTCTTCGCCTTTGACAGGAGAGAGCACACAACCCATCTCTCCACGAAGTGGTAACACCAATATTTTACCTCCCAAAAAAGGACGAGGTCTGAAACTGGAGGCAATTGTGCAGAAAATTACACCAAGTGTTAAAAAATTGGCAGGTCATGCTGATGTGCCGAATCATTACCCACATTTCACTCAGCATGAAATATCAGCATTTAAAGAATCACAGGATAAAGACTTGCAACAATTCTCTGATGTATCAGGAGGCGATGATAGTTACATGGATGAAAGTCCCTCTTTAAATGACATAATTCCCTTCAGAGGGGTTGATGATGCTGGGCCGATACCACCTACTGCCTACGCATCCTGTGATCCTCATGAGACGTCCAAAGTCCTCAAACAGCAAGACTTTGACTTTGGTTTAGGGACGGCTGTGGCATCAGGTTCTGGTGACAAAGAAGATTTCACTCTGCTTGGACCATtaccacctcctccacccctTCCTCGTCCAGTCCAAGGTTCTCCGCCCCCATCTTCTTCTGCCTTGTCAGATATTCAACATTTCACAAACACCTACCAGCAACTTGAGACAAGAAGAGGAGAGCAATCTGCTGCTACCCTTCTTCGGCAGAAGCTTCAAGAATCTGGCATGGGCTTTGATGGTTATCCTGGTAGTGACTACTATGGGAATACCTCGCCCCATCATAGCCAAGGGCACATGCTTAGCAGACAGCATCAGATGTCTTCTAGCAGGTCCAGTCTTTCGCCACAAGACTCAAAGTCATTAGACGGCTCTGTCCCTAAAGGATATTTTCCATCGGGCAAAAAAAAAGGCCGGCCTGTAGGAAGTGTCAATAAACAGAAACGAGCTCAGAACCAAGGGCAAGGGCAAGCGCAGGCTCAGACTCCGCCTCAAATCCAGTCACAGAACTCAAGTCCTAGTGCTCCTCCAGCCCTGCCCATTTCAACTACAGCTGTTGCCACACCAGCAGTTGCCTTACCAGTCCAGACTACGAGTGTCACCCCTACAACACCTCTGGTGTCAGAGAACAATGAAAACATTACCCTGCAAGACCCACCACTTTTACCACAGGTCATGAAAGTAGATCTTGAAAGTGAGGACACCCAGCCAGAGATTGAGGTCAAACCTGTGCGCCGGAGACGCAGAGGTGTAAAGGATGAGGATGAGCAACTGGGAGTTGGTGTACAAcaaaggaggagaaggagaggtGCTGCATCAGTAGTAGTGACTACTAGACCACCAATGGCCAAAAATGATCCAGATACAGCTAATAGGGCAGGAGGAAGCCTCAGCACATGCAGAGTTTCCTCAGATCAAAATAGAAGGGGGTTATTTATTCCTCACATACATGTAGAGAAAAAAGTACCAGAGATTGGGGCAGTCTGCACTATTGTAAACTTAGAGGAGGAAAAGACAAAGGAACGTAGTGCAGTTGGTGGAAAAGCAGTCGGAAGTGGAATTGATTCCCTCTTGACTTCAGTTCTGTCCTCCCAGCTATCCAGGAGAGACAAAGAATCAGACAACCGGGAGAGTGATGAGGTTGAGACCAGAGGAGAGTCAGGAAAAGCCCTTCCTTCATCCGGCCATGTTGTTTCAGGCCCTGTGATTACAGAGAGCAATCACTCTGGCCGTTTGCTATGCTGCCTGTGCCAGAAGTGGGCAAATTACAAGCACCTTGGAGATCTCTATGGGCCATTTTATCCAGCTGAGTATGCTGCAAAGCTCCCAAAAAATCAGCCCCAGGTCAGACAGGGTCAAGCAACCACTGGCACAAACAAAACTGGACCAAATTTAGACATAAGCTCAAATGTTTTGAGCACTATCCAAGACAAACAAGATGATCAATTCACCATGTTCTCTCCTGAACGCAACTATACAATCAGCCTAGATTCAAATACAACTTCTCACACTACTACAGAGGTAACTGTGTCACCTGTCAGGAGAGAGGAAATGATGCTACCTGTGGCAGAAAAGCTCAGTAACACTacggcttcttcttcttcctccagaACCTTTAAACCCTCTTTAACTTGGGACATGAATGTAGATATCCGACCAATCCCAGAGCTTAAGAGAGAGCCAGACTTTGAAACTGATCACCAAAAGGCTCGAAAGCAGTTGCATCAGCCAGCCGAGGAAGCTCAACAGCGACCTCAACACAGGAAGCTCACTTCACACCCACGCTTTAAAAGGAGACACAAGTCCAGTGAGAAATCCCCCAGGATGGTGCCATCCAACAGTAAGGCCTCATTGCCTTTCCAGCCTCCACCGCCAGCCCTGGACTCCCTGGGACCGTTGGCACAACTTGCACAGTTGCCTCAGATGCCCATGGACCTCGAAGAACTGTGGGTCCACGAAGGATGTATAGTGTGGACCAGTGGAGTATACCTTGTCAATGGGAAACTCTATGGCCTGCAAGAAGCACTAGATGGAGCCAGAGAAACA AGTTGCTCATTCTGTGAGATGGTTGGATCCACCCTGGGCTGTTACAGCAAAGGCTGCATACTTCGCTATCACTACATGTG